Within Anguilla anguilla isolate fAngAng1 chromosome 11, fAngAng1.pri, whole genome shotgun sequence, the genomic segment CTGACCTCTGCTGCTCTTGCCTGGTTTCAGTGTTGTGTGTATCTGACCTCTGCTGCTCTTGCCTGGTTTCCGTGGTCTGTGCATCTGACCTCTGCTGCTCTTGCCTGGTTTCAGTGGCGTGCATATCTGACATCTGCTGCTCTTGCCTGGTTTCCGTTGTCTGTGTATCTGACCTCTGCTGCTCTTGCCTGGTTTCAGTGGTGTGCATATCTGACCTCTGCTGCTCTTGCCTGGTTTCAGTGGTGTGCATATCTGACCTCTGCTGCTCTTGCCTGGTTTAAGTGGTGTGCGTATCTGACCTCTGCTGCTCTTGCCCGTTTCAGTGGGCTGTGTATCTGACCTCTGCTGCTCTTGCCTTgtttcagtgttgtgtgtgtctgacctCTGCTGCTCTTGCCTGGTTTCAGTGTTGTGTGTATCTGACCTCTGCTGCTCTTGCCTGGTttcagtgttgtgcatatctGAACTCTGCTGTTCTTGTCTGGTTTCAGTGGTGTGCAAGAAGAACCTGGACAGCACCACCGTGGCAGTCCACATGGACGAGATCTACTGTAAGGCCTGCTACGGAAAGAAGCATGGGCCAAAAGGCTACGGTTATGGTGGGGGAGCGGGAACGCTGAGCATGGACACGGGCGAATCCCTGGGCATCAAACACGAAGAGTAAGGCCCCCATCATCTCCCCTAAAATCACCACAATCTTGTCTTTTCCTTGCATATGCaccaaacaaagcacaaacaTCTTCTTAGTTAGAGTTGTACCAGTTTGTAGTATAACAATCTGAAGTCAGATTGTTAAAATGTAAAGTGATGCTCAACCCTGttactggagatctaccgtcctgcaggttttaacTCCAACCCTAGCgaaccacacctcattcaacaggtagagttctcattgagctgctagtAGAATTAGTAGAATTAGACGTGCCAAATTACGGTTGAAACGAAACCCTACAgtgtggtagatctccaggaacagggctgggtggctctgttgaatgaggtgtgcttcgttagggttgaaatgagacACTACGGGACGTTAGCTCTctaggaacagggctgggtggCCCAGTACTACACTAAGAAGGAGGacttctgtgcatgtgcatttcagtCATGCATTATGTCTGACTGTCACACGCTGCCAACAGACCTGAAGCCTTGCCCAGCTCAACCGAGCTGCGTTTCCACTGCATGACTCATTCAGGATAACTGCGGCGATTTTATGATTTTTCTGCCTCTTCCTTTTACCTCAGCTTGAAGCACACAGGATGTTCCATCGCTTGTTTCGACAGTATCCATCAGGCGTTTGCCCACAAAGCGCCCCAAAATTCAGAGATATGCACACCTTTGACTGTTTTACTGGTCCTTTCTTCATTGTAATGTCGTGTTTTTTAACTGTGCTACCTCTTGGCTGAATCTTCTACATAAAAGAGATTATTTTACCTCATAGGTTATTTACGAGTAAATAAAGGTAATAAAGGTGGAATACAAATCCTCAGCCACGCGTtggtccctctccctctcgttctcAGACCAGCGGCGCATCGTCCCACCAACAACCCCAACCCGTCCAAATTTGCGCAGAAGTTTGGCGGCTCGGAGGTGTGCCCGCGGTGCGGCAAGGCGGTGTACGCCGCGGAGAAGGTGGTGGGGGCCGGCAGCGTGAGTACAGAGCGAATCAAAATGTCCCTTTCGCCTCTGACCTCACAACACCCGCTCATCTCATTGGCCCGTTTGCCCGGCAGAAGAGATCCTGGCCAATTACAATTCAGCTCAAGGCGGGGAGGCAAGACACATTGAAACCAGGGCTCAGGGCTCAATTCCAtttaagttcagaaaattccagaaacgCGCTGG encodes:
- the csrp1a gene encoding cysteine and glycine-rich protein 1a isoform X2, with the translated sequence MPFGGGNKCGCCQKTVYFAEEVQCEGRSFHKSCFLCMVCKKNLDSTTVAVHMDEIYCKACYGKKHGPKGYGYGGGAGTLSMDTGESLGIKHEEPAAHRPTNNPNPSKFAQKFGGSEVCPRCGKAVYAAEKVVGAGSAWHKSCFRCAKCGKGLESTTLADKEGEIYCKGCYAKNFGPKGFGFGQGAGALAHAQ